A single region of the Longimicrobiaceae bacterium genome encodes:
- a CDS encoding Phenylacetic acid catabolic protein yields MSTSRTLVRVETAAELPEDARAALRGVILALADSKRVLGLRYSDRMLGAPTLEAGIAASSMAQDEWGHARLTYALLGDFGDEPKALEHERPAAEYRSHPGLDAAFGSWADMIAAGLLVDTALAVQYSALAESRYSPAHNRVQKMLDEERFHFQYAAGWTRRMAVVPEVREELAESLRRYLPESLRWLGDDDAPGMRRMVEEGLVTAGPSELRARFLARVAPVLVETGLAEAAGLTADGEYAGTLEWDGWDEATRRAGGSLDEATAARARGDKNRALLLD; encoded by the coding sequence ATGAGCACGTCCAGGACCCTGGTACGGGTGGAGACGGCGGCGGAGCTGCCGGAAGACGCGCGGGCGGCGCTGCGCGGGGTCATCCTGGCGCTGGCGGACAGCAAGCGGGTCCTGGGGCTCCGCTACAGCGACCGCATGCTGGGCGCGCCCACGCTGGAGGCGGGGATCGCCGCGTCGTCCATGGCGCAGGACGAGTGGGGGCACGCGCGCCTCACCTATGCGCTCCTGGGCGACTTCGGCGACGAGCCCAAGGCGCTGGAGCACGAGCGGCCCGCGGCGGAGTACCGCAGCCACCCGGGGCTGGACGCGGCCTTCGGCTCCTGGGCGGACATGATCGCCGCCGGGCTGCTGGTGGACACCGCCCTGGCGGTGCAGTACTCCGCCCTGGCCGAGAGCCGCTACTCCCCCGCGCACAACCGCGTGCAGAAGATGCTGGACGAGGAGCGCTTCCACTTCCAGTACGCTGCCGGCTGGACGCGCCGCATGGCGGTCGTCCCGGAGGTGCGCGAGGAGCTGGCGGAGTCGCTCCGGCGCTACCTCCCGGAGTCGCTGCGCTGGCTGGGCGACGACGACGCGCCGGGGATGCGCCGCATGGTGGAGGAGGGGCTGGTGACCGCCGGCCCCTCGGAGCTGCGGGCGCGCTTCCTGGCCCGCGTGGCGCCGGTGCTCGTGGAGACCGGACTGGCGGAGGCGGCGGGGCTCACCGCGGACGGCGAGTACGCCGGCACCCTGGAGTGGGACGGATGGGACGAGGCCACGCGCCGCGCCGGCGGCTCGCTGGACGAGGCCACCGCTGCGCGCGCCCGCGGCGACAAGAACCGCGCCCTGCTCCTGGACTGA